One window from the genome of Mesoplodon densirostris isolate mMesDen1 chromosome 17, mMesDen1 primary haplotype, whole genome shotgun sequence encodes:
- the SPRYD7 gene encoding SPRY domain-containing protein 7, with product MAASVFCCLRCCRDGGTGHIPLKEMPAVQLDTQHMGTDVVIVKNGRRICGTGGCLASAPLHQNKSYFEFKIQSTGIWGIGVATQKVNLNQIPLGRDVHSLVMRNDGALYHNNEEKNRLPANSLPQEGDVVGITYDHVELNVYLNGKNMHCPASGIRGTVYPVVYVDDSAILDCQFSEFYHTPPPGFEKILFEQQIF from the exons ATGGCCGCCTCGGTGTTCTGCTGCCTGCGGTGCTGCAGAGATGGCGGGACGGGCCACATCCCTCTGAAGGAGATGCCGGCCGTGCAGCTGGACACGCAGCACATGG GAACGGATGTTGTCATtgtaaaaaatggaagaagaataTGTGGAACAGGAGGTTGTTTAGCCAGTGCACCTTTACATCAAAACAAAAGCTACTTTGAATTCAAAATCCAGTCCACAG gaatCTGGGGTATTGGCGTTGCAACTCAGAAAGTTAACTTGAATCAGATCCCTCTTGGCCGAGATGTGCACAGTCTGGTGATGAGAAATGATGGAGCCCTATATCACAACAACGAGGAGAAAAATAGGCTGCCAGCAAACAGCCTTCCACAGGAGGGAGACGTGGTG GGTATTACATATGACCATGTAGAATTAAATGTATATTTGAATGGAAAAAACATGCATTGTCCAGCATCTGGTATACGAGGGACAGTGTATCCAGTTGTTTATG TTGATGACAGTGCAATTTTGGATTGCCAGTTCAGTGAATTTTATCATACTCCTCCACCTGGTTTTGAAAAGATATTATTTGAACAGCAGATCTTCTGA